From a single Lytechinus variegatus isolate NC3 chromosome 9, Lvar_3.0, whole genome shotgun sequence genomic region:
- the LOC121420956 gene encoding histamine N-methyltransferase B-like, which produces MSATDIIPLTGNHERYEDTYYNAFYKIAQKEFLVEKVSQYFDTKVMKILTDAFDRDEEFSILSVGVGEGPHEFHILKSLQTCYASISSVSVDPNESMVQTFKDRVASLNVDNKPHITFQSFNGSLTEFATTSTLARTKYHLITSIHSLYYTAGLQTTFSQLTSMMKDDGFIIVVCKKGDLISKSFSKFAWLTEAIQSFESLTSTDVKEFAESQGFNVIASDVIMKWDITEVFDDQSDFGNKLLDFFTQTAYFRQTAPSEMVDELMNFWRSISNEDENGRMLSPSHDQILVISK; this is translated from the exons ATGTCTGCAACAGATATAATTCCTCTGACAGGCAATCATGAACGATACGAAGATACTTACTACAATGCATTCTATAAGATCGCCCAGAAGGAGTTTCTTGTTGAAAAAGTGAGTCAATATTTTGACACCAAAGTGATGAAGATTCTGACTGATGCCTTTGACCGTGATGAAGAGTTCAGTATCTTGAGTGTAGGAGTAGGAGAAG GTCCTCATGAGTTTCACATACTGAAGAGTCTTCAAACATGCTATGCATCCATAAGCAGTGTTTCAGTGGATCCTAACGAGAGTATGGTACAAACCTTCAAAGATAGAGTGGCTTCATTGAATGTCGATAACAAACCTCACATTACCTTTCAATCTTTCAATGGTTCCTTGACTGAGTTCGCGACCACGAGCACCTTGGCAAGAACCAAGTACCATCTTATCACCTCCATACACTCACTGTATTATACCGCTGGCCTTCAGACGACCTTCTCACAGTTGACATCCATGATGAAAGACGATGGATTCATCATTGTAGTTTGTAAGAAAG GTGACCTCATCTCCAAATCATTCAGCAAATTTGCATGGTTAACAGAAGCTATTCAATCATTCGAATCGCTAACTTCAACGGATGTTAAAGAGTTCGCTGAGAGTCAAGGCTTCAATGTCATCGCATCAGATGTTATTATGAAATGGGACATCACTGAAGTGTTCGACGACCAGTCTGACTTTGGTAACAAACTCTTGGATTTCTTCACACAGACAGCTTACTTTCGGCAGACAGCGCCCTCTGAGATGGTGGATGAATTGATGAATTTCTGGCGCTCAATTTCAAACGAGGATGAAAATGGGCGAATGCTATCGCCATCTCATGATCAAATACTTGTCATCTCAAAATAA
- the LOC121422022 gene encoding uncharacterized protein LOC121422022, giving the protein MADIKSMFHQFYVTEKHLLRFLWWEDGNPNSNVIEYRMKVHLFGATSSPGCANFGLKRAADDGEEEFGSEAANYIRKEFYVDDGLKSVSTSEEAVALLKSAQGICEKAGLRLHKIMSDKKEVLQKFATDDMSKGLADLNLDVDPPPLERALGVVWCVESDSLQFRIELHDRPLTRRGVLSTVCSIYDPYGFASPVTLRGKQILQSLCRSEIDWDSPIPEDIRPLWEKRRMEISELENLKIPRCYKPKNFGSVKHAELHHFSDASQNGYGQCSYLRLVNEEGELSCSLVIAKSRVTPLKHQTIPRLELAAAVISTKMSAFLRKELTYHEIREYFWTDSKIMLGYISNESRRFHVYVANRVQQIRNVSDPASWYYVDTSTNPADDAARGLTAKDLLDTVGEQLLANPFLDSKGLIRVGGRIQRETIPDDVKHPVIVPRDAHLTALLIRQYHEEVNHMGRGSTHNQLRQAGYWVIGGSSAVSSIITKCVTCKRLRGPLEKQKMADLPTNRLEQAHPFSYCAVDYFGPLSITEKRSTVKRYVALFTCMASRAVHLESANSLDTSSLINCPRRFVNRRGPVRQIRSDRGTAFVGARNELRDALKQMNQDKIQHYLVENNTDWIPFICSSVHNESTSCITHGRSMGAPD; this is encoded by the exons ATGGCCGACATCAAAAGCATGTTCCACCAATTCTACGTTACTGAGAAGCATCTCCTTCGCTTTCTCTGGTGGGAAGACGGCAATCCAAATTCCAACGTGATCGAATATCGGATGAAGGTGCATCTCTTCGGAGCGACAAGCTCACCAGGTTGTGCCAACTTTGGTCTCAAGAGGGCAGCAGATGACGGTGAAGAGGAATTTGGGAGTGAAGCTGCCAACTACATTCGTAAGGAGTTCTACGTAGACGATGGACTGAAGTCGGTATCGACATCGGAAGAAGCTGTTGCACTGCTGAAGTCAGCACAAGGGATCTGTGAAAAAGCAGGGCTTCGACTTCACAAAATCATGTCGGACAAGAAGGAAGTTTTGCAAAAATTCGCAACAGACGACATGTCCAAGGGCCTAGCTGATCTGAACCTCGATGTCGATCCTCCACCTCTGGAGCGTGCTCTTGGTGTAGTCTGGTGTGTTGAGAGCGACAGTCTCCAATTTCGAATAGAGCTCCATGATCGACCCCTTACCAGGAGAGGTGTCTTGTCAACTGTCTGCTCTATATATGACCCTTACGGCTTCGCTAGTCCAGTGACTCTACGTGGCAAGCAGATCTTGCAGAGTTTATGCCGAAGCGAAATCGACTGGGATAGCCCAATTCCAGAAGACATCAGACCACTGTGGGAGAAACGGAGAATGGAAATAAGCGAACTGGAAAACTTAAAGATTCCACGCTGCTACAAGCCCAAGAACTTCGGTTCAGTCAAGCATGCTGAGTTACACCATTTTTCTGACGCCAGTCAAAATGGATATGGTCAGTGCTCATACCTTCGACTTGTGAATGAAGAGGGTGAATTATCGTGTTCTCTTGTCATCGCTAAGTCTAGAGTGACCCCTCTCAAGCACCAAACCATTCCAAGACTCGAATTAGCTGCTGCTGTTATCTCGACCAAAATGAGTGCGTTTCTTCGCAAAGAACTAACATATCATGAGATTCGTGAATACTTCTGGACAGACAGCAAAATCATGTTGGGGTACATCAGCAACGAGTCCAGAAGGTTTCATGTCTATGTAGCCAATCGAGTGCAACAAATACGCAACGTATCTGACCCTGCGTCTTGGTACTACGTAGACACTTCAACCAATCCAGCAGATGATGCTGCTCGAGGACTCACAGCAAAAGATTTGTTGGACACTGTTGGAGAACAGCTTTTGGCAA ATCCATTTCTGGATAGCAAAGGTCTAATAAGAGTTGGAGGTCGAATTCAGAGGGAAACTATACCAGACGATGTGAAACACCCGGTCATTGTCCCCAGAGATGCTCATCTGACAGCACTTCTAATTCGGCAGTACCATGAAGAAGTGAATCATATGGGCAGAGGATCGACTCACAATCAACTTCGTCAGGCTGGTTACTGGGTGATAGGTGGTTCGTCAGCTGTCTCATCCATCATCACCAAGTGTGTGACCTGCAAGCGACTTCGTGGACCTCTGGAGAAGCAGAAGATGGCAGACCTCCCGACAAACAGACTGGAACAGGCTCATCCATTCTCTTACTGTGCTGTCGATTATTTTGGGCCGTTGTCGATTACCGAGAAACGAAGCACAGTGAAGCGATATGTAGCACTGTTCACCTGCATGGCATCCAGAGCTGTTCATCTGGAATCAGCCAACAGCCTCGACACCAGTTCCCTCATCAACTGTCCTCGAAGATTCGTTAATCGCCGTGGACCTGTTCGACAAATTCGCTCTGACAGAGGAACTGCTTTCGTTGGTGCTAGGAATGAGCTCCGAGACGCCTTGAAACAGATGAACCAAGACAAGATTCAGCATTATCTTGTTGAAAATAACACTGACTGGATTCCCTTCATCTGTTCATCTGTTCATAATGAATCCACCTCATGCATCACACATGGGCGGAGTATGGGAGCGCCAGATTGA
- the LOC121421597 gene encoding uncharacterized protein LOC121421597, whose amino-acid sequence MSIEDHRFLHLLEEGMVKRQDLHYEMPLPLKTDNVSLPSNRQVAEKRWRQLTARFKKNPQFLNDYRAFMDEVIKTCAERAPVHSVEGMVNYVPHTGVYHPRKPGKIRVVFDCSAKCNGISLNDHLLQGPDLTNELLGVLCRFR is encoded by the coding sequence ATGTCCATTGAAGACCATAGATTCCTTCATCTCCTTGAGGAGGGAATGGTGAAGAGACAGGATTTGCATTATGAAATGCCACTTCCACTAAAGACAGATAATGTAAGCCTTCCATCAAACCGACAAGTAGCTGAAAAACGATGGAGACAGCTAACAGCTCGTTTCAAGAAAAATCCTCAGTTCCTGAACGACTATCGAGCCTTCATGGATGAAGTTATCAAGACCTGTGCAGAGAGGGCACCAGTTCATAGTGTGGAAGGGATGGTCAACTATGTTCCCCACACAGGAGTGTACCATCCTCGAAAACCGGGCAAGATTCGTGTCGTTTTCGACTGCTCGGCAAAATGTAATGGCATCTCCCTCAATGACCATCTCCTTCAAGGCCCGGACCTTACTAATGAACTTCTTGGCGTCCTATGTCGTTTCAGGTAA